GAAGCTGGGAGTATTTTCCTCTCTAAAATACGAAAGCTAAGGAAGCAGGCTTTTTCAAGTTATTGGTGTCAGTTCTTTCCAGGAAAGGTCCTCCTTCAGCTCTTGTAACAAGGACATTCATTCCCAAAAATATTCATCTCAAGAAAAACAATAACCACTTATTTAAAAGTTTCTGGAAAGCCTAGAACTTTCCCTCAAACTTGTAAGTGGTAGCTTTGCactgtcagggcttcccttgtggctcagacagtaaagaatctgcctccaatgtgggagacccaggtttgatccctgggtggggaaggttccctggagaaggaaatggcaatccactccagtattctgcctggagaatcccatggactcaggagcctggtggcctgtggttcgtggggtggcaaagagtcggcaCGACCGAGTGACTACGCTTTGCACTCTTAAGGGAAAATCAGTGGCCAGAACCACAAACAGGAAAGAGCTGTATGAATGGCTGGTGCAGGGGAAGGACCAGTGAATCTGGAGAGCACACTGGGAATTGCTACATTGTGAGGAAGTACCGGCATACTTTGTTTTATCCCATTTCCCAGATAATTGCATTTTTTACAcattgaaggtttgtgacaaccCCATGTCAAGCAAGTCTGTCAATACCACTTTCAACAGCCCTTGCACACTCACTGTCTTTGTGCCACAGTGCAGTAATTCTCTGAATAGTTCAAACTTTCACCAACAAAATAATTTGAAGGTCCAGTTGATCACTGGtgatttttagcaataaagtattttttaaattaaggtatatatgtatggtcaggccactcaGGATGACTGTTCTCTTActctctgtacatcccctgcCCCACCAGTACACCCTATGCACATGACTGGCTTTTCTCTGTACTTGTCCCAGGCCCCAAATTTGATCTTTTTTATCAAAGGGGTGGTGAGGAGCGTGTCCCTCTACTGCTTTCCATGATAACTAATGAGCCCATCTGATCTCACCCCTAGGACCGGCACTCTCCTCACCCACATGCCATTCCCTCTTTCCCCATTCCGCACTTCCCCACCCTCTACTCCCCACCCCTCCATTGCTCTCAGAATGAAGCCTGTCACCATGTGTTAATACTTCCCACCCCCAGTGCACCACACATGGTggggtgttgctccaggaccttgcttcagccATGTAAGTGCCTCCCATGCATCACACCATCCCTGCCTCTGTTCTTGACGGCAGATTCTTTCTTTGGTCTCGAAGCTGGGCAAACATAGGTCTTGTAAGCCTGCAGGGTACAATCCAGCAATTGGTGACAGGCAGGACATGGGAGAAACTCCTGTGAGTGCCAAGTTACAGATGGGGGATGGAAAGTTATTGGGGGCATCCACTAGCTGTGGGGCCCAAAAGTTGCTGGGTGATCCTGATGTGGCTGTCCACTAACCGAGGGGGCCCAAAAGTTGCTGGTGTAATCCCCAAGCTGTAGGGTACTCCTGAGGTGGCCATCCGCTACCATACGGTGCCCAAGAATTGCAGGGGAATCCCAGAAGCAACAGGGAAATCCCTGGGTGGCTGTCCACTAGGGCGTGGGGCCTTTGGGTGGCTGTCCTTGTTGAATGGGGGCTGCCCAGAGGTCTGGAGAACAATGGCCTCTGCTAGCTCTGCTACTGTATCAAAGTGAGCCTTATTTAATTGGTTAAGCCAGCTTTCGGGAAGGAGTTGGTATTTACGTGTGCCTTTGCTATGTAAATGATCTACCTGGGCTCTCTGTAACTAATGGTTTGTGATTTTTAAGAGTAAGGAGAAAAATGTGCTTTTAGGTGAACTCTATAGAAATAATTATGTTTAGGTAAAGTCTATCTAAGAACGTCACCCTGGATTTTGGTAACTTGAAACtaagttaagagaattcattgACTTTCTGTGCCGTGTGCTTCATTGTGTtgcactctttgggaccccgtggtctacagccctccaggctcctctggccatggggattctccagacaagaatactggagtgggttgtttaaccctcctccaggggatctggccaacccaggtctctggcattgcaggcagattctttaccaactgaaccaccagggaagcccaggaatacttgagtggttaggtagcccatcccttctcaaagggattttcctcacccaggaatcaaacaggagTCTTCAGCTCTGCAGgccattctttaccagctgagctaccggggaagccgtGCAGGCAGGTTAGAAAGATGTATAATATTATTTgtctttccagcatcatttgGACCTAAAGCATCCTGTGTGAGgacattcttttcctttacttctCTTTGCAGTCTTTAGTATAATTGATATAAAATACTACTGTTTTTATGTCCTCTTCTCTGTAAGACTGAGAGTTTCCATGCAGTAGGAACTACATTCGCTTTATTCACTTGTATTCCTTGGTGACAATTACACCTTCTGTCACGTAGGTACTCAATGTATATGCATCATatgaatggaatgaatgaataaacaaatgtaacCACCCATtctttaataaagttttaaaatgggGGCGTGGATTTTCACTTTTGAGTAAAGAAACTCATTTTCTTTGATTTAGTAAATAGAACAAAGGACAAATTtaataacacaaaattataaacatgttttagaaattttaatagaTGTACAAATGAAATGTAACTTTACaaatttcctaatattttaaGTATGTTAGGTGCAAGAAGGAATACATAAATCAGGAATAGGTAACATCAGGGGAGGTATCACTTAAAGACTCATGCCCCTACAGCTGAATACTTTTATATCTACTTGCTTATTACTGCTGACAAAGTATCAGCTAAAGTAATTCAATGAATTCAGTGGCTGAAGCAGAAATCAGAGTCTTCTGAAATGAACCCAGGTGAGTGTACGAGGGTGATGTGGCATCTTAGTTGGCAAGAGTCATCTCAAGGTGAGTTCAGATCTCCACCCATCTTTCTTAACCTTTTTTGCAAGGTGGTTGATGAAGAGAGGGCTCTCATCATCTCCACTCTGATGATTTCCCAGGCACAGTCGCTGTATTCATTCTCTTTCAGGAAGACATGGATGCCCTGGAAGTACTTCTTCACGGTCAGAATGGGGCCCATCCTTCCCAGGTCAGAGTCTTTCTCTCCCGTCACCGGGCCCAGGCAGGCGTCCAGGTCCTCCAGCTGCTGTTGGAGTCCAGTGCGGAGCTGCTCCAGGAGGATGGTGTTCCAGGCAGCAGACGAGCGCTCTGTGTGGAAGAGGTTGAAGCACTGCTGGAGCATCTCGTGGAGCACAGAGATAGCCTGATCTTTCTGGAGCTGGTcgccctccaccatctcctgaggAAGACCAAAGTCTTTTCTGTCCTGCAGACAGGGATGAGGGGAGAGTCTGTTCATTTGGGCCAGGAGCCTGAGGTTCTCCCTGGCATCCAGCATGTGTCTCTGAGACAGGTAACAACCAAGAGATCCTTCTGGGCCATAGCTGACCAGCACCAGGGCCATCAGTAGAGAGAGCATGAAGGCCATGGGGAAGATGTGGCTGCTGCTGGGCTGGCTGAGATGGGGTCTGGGTGAACCTTCAGGTAGGTTCTCTGATGATGATCGTTCTAAGCAAGGCTTTTAAATAGGGAAGACGGTACTCATTATCCAAAAATTTCTCTCTCACTTCCTGTTTGTGTTTTCGTttagatattttctatttgacctaggaaatatagtcaatctaaacttttaatttttacagtAGAAGTTTAATTTTCCCAATAAAATTTGGATTTGTCAATGTAAATGTATATCAATTAAATGAGAAACTAAATAAAGGCTGAAGTTATGTAAGTATGGAAAGACTTATAGATGTGTACACAGTTATTATGTAGAAATTtaggtataatatatataaacattcctTTTGTTTATCTTATGTCAGGAACATAATTTTCCGTTGATTCTTAACTGCATTTTTCCCTCCTTATCTTACACATAGGAATGCAGAATCACTCAGGTCATATTgatgtttgtattttcttttctgcctcacAGAGGATAAGCTTGTAATTAAGGGTGAATGAACTACTCCgttgtttctgttcttttgagAACATTCATTCAGTTTCCTGAGATTACATTTCACTGGGGCCACAAGATCCCGAGAGTGAAGTATTTCCCGCCATATCAGTAAACCAGGATGACACAGTCATCAAGAGTTTCCAGCCCTCCAGGGCACTCGGGGAGGGGGAATACACCtgtgggctcagttcagttcagtcattcagtcgtgtcccactctttgtgaccccatgaattgcagcacgccaggcctccctgtccatcaccaactcccagagttcacccaacctcacgtgcatcaagtcggtgatgccatccagccatctcatcctctgtcgtccccttctcctcctgcccccaatccctcccagcatcagagtcttttccaatgagtcaactcttcgcatgtggtggccaaagtattggagtttcagctttagcatcagtccttccaaagaacacccaagactgatctcctttaggatggacttgttggatctccttgtagtccaagaaactctcaagagtcttctccaacaccacagttcaaaagcatcaattctttggcgctcagcttttttcacagtccaactctcacacccatacaggaccactggaaaaaccatagccttgactagatggacctttgttggcaaagtaatgtctctgctttttaatatgc
This portion of the Bubalus bubalis isolate 160015118507 breed Murrah chromosome 3, NDDB_SH_1, whole genome shotgun sequence genome encodes:
- the LOC123332775 gene encoding interferon tau-1-like; translation: MAFMLSLLMALVLVSYGPEGSLGCYLSQRHMLDARENLRLLAQMNRLSPHPCLQDRKDFGLPQEMVEGDQLQKDQAISVLHEMLQQCFNLFHTERSSAAWNTILLEQLRTGLQQQLEDLDACLGPVTGEKDSDLGRMGPILTVKKYFQGIHVFLKENEYSDCAWEIIRVEMMRALSSSTTLQKRLRKMGGDLNSP